One segment of Penaeus vannamei isolate JL-2024 unplaced genomic scaffold, ASM4276789v1 unanchor316, whole genome shotgun sequence DNA contains the following:
- the LOC113802508 gene encoding uncharacterized protein (The sequence of the model RefSeq protein was modified relative to this genomic sequence to represent the inferred CDS: added 147 bases not found in genome assembly): MQQFFRKSVVSWRCSVVQLSSAQKPKECERVRMIPSSVVRGIFGLFYFMMAGYGLPLPPPQRPLCTAEGRWRDPDSCDYIDCISLNGELTAKRGSCHGYAFDQDKMACNEELSCLRSLPQFRYVGEDHSLAFVCKGKPSGFYCADCKTLVNCIGESAFPYTCADLTRCDSRSTFGGGVCYPESPRRCFCHTRHSFHVDLYDDRKFYYCEDVESEYEIFQCPNEMVFKQKMIQCRTRSGLPNCDRMGVFSYIPDCRRYYVCILTLTGWVQKAFKCGSDSALGDLMFNQVTGECEDPCTWIAKSFSCQREGRFGDFVSCRIYHECVRMPNGFRHVKHECPLGYSWDPTALSGFGLCVLADTNNGCAVDNSTLNLCRIPETRCPYVPGGNSSFVLPPDDIDSSLVISTATSDIPTTIASILHSTEAPFPTGQSQTLMPWDYTTIGAETTVTEGPLQTKAPAPQCPQPFDYVAGDCVMVSGERERRNYTGAMEYCGLLGGGLASPSNLMALRNYVLLKLGVIHVRVGATRNPSQEDTWVWPDGRPVAASAWGPWQPDNGGGQEYCATLNTNLWWDGPLNDFSCEGLYSFVCQYGV, from the exons ATGGCCGGCTACGGACTGCCGTTACCCCCACCGCAAAG GCCGCTGTGCACGGCAGAAGGACGCTGGAGAGATCCTGACAGCTGTGACTACATAGATTGCATTTCTCTCAATGGAGAGCTGACCGCAAAGAGGGGGTCGTGTCATGGATATGCCTTTGACCAAGATAAAATGGCCTGCAATGAG GAACTTTCCTGCCTTCGATCATTACCGCAATTCCGTTATGTCGGGGAAGACCACTCCCTCGCATTCGTATGTAAGGGAAAACCAAGTGGGTTTTATTGTGCGGATTGCAAAACTCTTGTGAACTGCATTGGTGAAAGTGCTTTTCCTTACACCTGCGCAGACCTGACCAGATGTGACAGCAGATCCACGTTTGGGGGTGGCGTGTGCTATCCAGAATCTCCTAGGAGGTGCTTTTGTCACACAAGGCACTCGTTTCACGTCGATTTATACGACGATCGGAAATTCTACTACTGCGAGGACGTAGAGAGTGAATATGAGATCTTCCAGTGCCCCAACGAGATGGTCTTCAAGCAGAAAATGATCCAATGTAGAACGCGCTCAGGCTTACCGAATTGTGATCGCATGGGCGTCTTCTCGTATATTCCCGACTGTAGAAGGTACTACGTCTGCATCCTCACCCTGACAGGATGGGTGCAGAAGGCCTTCAAGTGCGGCAGTGACAGCGCCCTCGGTGATCTCATGTTCAATCAGGTCACAGGGGAGTGCGAGGACCCCTGTACTTGGATCGCGAAAAGTTTCTCCTGCCAAAGAGAGGGTCGCTTTGGGGATTTCGTCAGCTGCCGTATATACCACGAGTGTGTGCGCATGCCCAACGGATTCCGACACGTGAAGCATGAGTGTCCTTTGGGCTATTCATGGGATCCGACCGCTCTCAGCGGGTTTGGCCTTTGTGTTCTGGCCGATACTAACAATGGCTGCGCCGTGGACAACTCTACACTGAATTTGTGTAGAATCCCTGAAACTAGATGTCCCTATGTCCCAGGAGGAAATtcatctttcgttcttcctcccgACGATATTGATTCTTCCTTGGTCATCAGTACTGCTACATCAGACATTCCAACCACAATTGCAAGTATTTTGCACAGCACAGAGGCTCCATTTCCTACAGGACAGTCTCAAACCTTAATGCCCTGGGATTACACAACGATAGGTGCAGAGACCACAGTTACTGAAGGTCCTCTGCAAACAAAAG CTCCAGCACCCCAGTGTCCCCAGCCGTTCGACTACGTGGCCGGCGATTGTGTCATGGtttcgggggagagggagaggcggaactACACCGGAGCCATGGAGTACTGCGGCCTGCTAGGAGGTGGCTTGGCCTCGCCCTCCAACCTGATGGCGCTGAGGAACTACGTCTTGCTCAAactgg GTGTGATTCACGTTCGCGTCGGCGCAACCCGCAATCCCTCTCAGGAAGATACCTGGGTCTGGCCCGATGGAAGACCCGTCGCCGCCTCAGCCTGGGGCCCTTGGCAGCCTGACAACGGCGGGGGTCAGGAGTACTGCGCCACACTCAATACCAATCTGTGGTGGGACGGGCCTCTCAATGACTTCAGTTGCGAGGGCCTGTATTCCTTCGTGTGTCAGTATGGCGTGTAA
- the LOC113802510 gene encoding FK506-binding protein 59 — translation MRIIDIACWEVLNVEGEWAYNGKSAPRDGSKICVYITNECCSCEIELLESRYLVCEAEETVVFGEAVSAFDRSLELALSVMNDDETALINIKLPRKYVDDEADNDDITFTCQLGLKIIENAKLIFEHSPEEKMARAIRYKNLGVGLYKEGSFSKQVSAFFMFSQSVKWLVTINTEEAQSSLAEIKAIKMHCYNNLGLYHLRNHQYRLAVAATVTVLNEDPENIKALYRRSVANTELQNYEKAEEDIQAALLLDPNNTLIKKQVEILKKRQKMLSHKYAEAMKKYFA, via the coding sequence ATGAGGATCATTGATATTGCATGCTGGGAAGTGCTAAATGTTGAGGGTGAGTGGGCCTACAATGGCAAGAGTGCTCCGAGAGATGGTTcaaaaatatgtgtttatataaccaATGAGTGCTGCTCATGTGAGATAGAGCTGCTTGAATCACGGTATCTAGTATGTGAGGCTGAAGAAACTGTGGTTTTTGGAGAGGCTGTCTCAGCATTTGACCGATCCCTGGAATTGGCCCTCTcagtgatgaatgatgatgaaacagCCCTTATCAATATCAAATTGCCAAGAAAATATGTGGATGATGAGGCAGACAATGACGATATCACTTTTACCTGCCAGTTAGGCCTGAAGATCATAGAAAATGCAAAGCTGATTTTTGAGCATAGCCCAGAGGAGAAAATGGCCAGGGCCATTCGGTATAAGAACTTAGGTGTTGGCTTGTACAAAGAAGGCAGTTTTTCCAAGCAGGTCTCAGCCTTTTTCATGTTCAGCCAGTCTGTAAAGTGGTTGGTAACAATAAATACAGAGGAAGCACAAAGCAGCCTGGCTGAGATTAAGGCGATCAAGATGCATTGTTACAACAACCTGGGGCTTTATCACTTACGCAATCATCAGTATCGACTGGCTGTGGCAGCCACAGTGACTGTCCTTAACGAAGACCCTGAAAACATCAAGGCCCTTTACAGGCGCTCTGTGGCAAACACTGAACTGCAAAACTATGAAAAGGCTGAAGAAGACATTCAGGCAGCTCTTTTGCTTGACCCCAACAACACCCTCATCAAGAAGCAGGTGGAAATTCTTAAGAAACGGCAAAAGATGCTTTCCCACAAGTATGCTGAGGCAATGAAAAAGTATTTTGCCTGA